A single region of the Grus americana isolate bGruAme1 chromosome 3, bGruAme1.mat, whole genome shotgun sequence genome encodes:
- the EIF2B4 gene encoding translation initiation factor eIF-2B subunit delta isoform X2, with protein MAERAAPGGAGPEAAAPVPAGPQAPELSREEKLQLRKEKKQQKKKKRSEKGPAAEPPELGTPSDPGQPRAAHPKSLPTLADGPNDGEKPAGGKSKAELRAERRAKQEAERAQKQAKKAELSQAATAAKPRLTPTEPQSVVKRLPEHVQVDDPAAQRKLAKKLERQQVPLRQDYGTKVNLFSHLHQYSRKKPLTQQMSIPSTVIHPAVVRLGLQYSQGIINGSNARCIALLEVFKQLIRDYSTPPNEELSRDLVAKLKPHISFLNQCRPLSASMGNAIKFLKKEISCLPDTLREEEAKEKLQDTIDKYLREKILLAAEAISRSAFEKINDNDVILVYGCSSLVNRTLCDAHVKKGRAFRVIVVDSRPRLEGRETLRRLVRKGIHCTYVMINAISYVLPEVSKVLLGAHALLANGSVMSRVGTSQIALVSKAYNVPVLVCCETYKFCERVQTDSFVSNELDDPDDLIVLRKGQAQLGGWAENKSLRLLNLVYDVTPPDLVDLVITDLGMIPCTSVPVVLRVKNVDQ; from the exons ATGGCGGAGCGGGCCGCGCCGGGCG GTGCGGGCCCCGAAGCAGCCGCGCCGGTGCCGGCGGGACCGCAG GCCCCGGAGCTCTCCCgggaggagaagctgcagctgcGGAaggagaagaagcagcagaagaagaagaagaggagcgAGAAGGGGCCGGCGGCCGAGCCCCCGGAGCTGGGGACGCCCTCCGAcccagggcagccccggg CTGCTCACCCCAAGTCCCTCCCAACCTTGGCTGATGGCCCCAATGATGGTGAGAAGCCCGCAGGGGGCAAGAGCAAAGCTGAGCTGCGAGCAGAGCGCCGGGCCAAGCAGGAGGCTGAGCGGGCCCAGAAGCAGGccaagaaagcagagctgagtcAGGCAGCCACAGCAGCCAAGCCCAGGCTGACCCCCACCGAGCCTCAATCCG TGGTAAAGCGGCTGCCAGAGCATGTGCAGGTGGATGACCCTGCTGCCCAGAGGAAACTGGCCAAGAAGCTGGAGCGGCAGCAG GTACCTCTGAGGCAGGACTATGGCACCAAGGTCAACCTGTTCTCCCACTTGCACCAGTACAGCCGGAAGAAGCCACTGACGCAGCAGATGAG catcccctccACAGTAATTCACCCGGCTGTGGTGCGCCTTGGCCTCCAGTACTCTCAAGGCATCATCAATGGCTCCAATGCCCGTTGCATTGCCCTGCTGGAAGTCTTCAAACAG CTGATCCGGGATTATTCAACTCCCCCCAATGAGGAGCTTTCCCGGGACCTGGTGGCCAAGCTGAAGCCACACATCAG cttcctgaacCAGTGCCGGCCCCTCTCAGCCAGCATGGGCAATGCCATTAAGTTCCTCAAGAAGGAGATTTCATGCCTACCCGACACCctgagagaggaggag GCGAAGGAGAAGCTGCAGGACACTATCGACAAATATCTGCGGGAGAAGATTCTTTTGGCAGCTGAAGCCATTTCGAGGTCTGcctttgagaaaataaatgacaacGATGTGATCCTGGTGTATGGATG CTCTTCCCTCGTGAACCGCACACTGTGTGACGCCCACGTGAAGAAGGGTCGGGCCTTCCGTGTGATCGTGGTGGACAGCCGGCCACGGCTGGAAGGCCGGGAGACGCTGCGCCGGCTGGTGCGGAAGGGCATTCACTGCACCTATGTGATGATCAATGCCATTTCTTACGTGCTGCCTGAG GTGTCCAAAGTGCTGCTGGGAGCCCACGCACTCTTGGCCAATGGCTCTGTCATGTCCCGGGTGGGGACGTCCCAGATAGCGCTGGTCTCCAAGGCCTACAATGTGCCCGTCCTGGTGTGCTGCGAGACCTACAAGTTCTGCGAGCGAGTGCAGACGGACTCTTTTGTCTCCAATGAGCTGG ATGACCCCGATGACCTGATCGTGCTCCGGAAGGGCCAGGCCCAGCTGGGTGGCTGGGCAGAGAACAAGTCCTTGCGCCTCCTCAACCTGGTCTATGATGTGACGCCGCCTGACCTGGTGGATCTGGTCATCACAGACTTGGGCATGATCCCCTGCACCTCAGTGCCTGTTGTCCTGCGTGTCAAGAACGTGGATCAGTAG
- the EIF2B4 gene encoding translation initiation factor eIF-2B subunit delta isoform X1: protein MAERAAPGGAGPEAAAPVPAGPQAPELSREEKLQLRKEKKQQKKKKRSEKGPAAEPPELGTPSDPGQPRVAAHPKSLPTLADGPNDGEKPAGGKSKAELRAERRAKQEAERAQKQAKKAELSQAATAAKPRLTPTEPQSVVKRLPEHVQVDDPAAQRKLAKKLERQQVPLRQDYGTKVNLFSHLHQYSRKKPLTQQMSIPSTVIHPAVVRLGLQYSQGIINGSNARCIALLEVFKQLIRDYSTPPNEELSRDLVAKLKPHISFLNQCRPLSASMGNAIKFLKKEISCLPDTLREEEAKEKLQDTIDKYLREKILLAAEAISRSAFEKINDNDVILVYGCSSLVNRTLCDAHVKKGRAFRVIVVDSRPRLEGRETLRRLVRKGIHCTYVMINAISYVLPEVSKVLLGAHALLANGSVMSRVGTSQIALVSKAYNVPVLVCCETYKFCERVQTDSFVSNELDDPDDLIVLRKGQAQLGGWAENKSLRLLNLVYDVTPPDLVDLVITDLGMIPCTSVPVVLRVKNVDQ, encoded by the exons ATGGCGGAGCGGGCCGCGCCGGGCG GTGCGGGCCCCGAAGCAGCCGCGCCGGTGCCGGCGGGACCGCAG GCCCCGGAGCTCTCCCgggaggagaagctgcagctgcGGAaggagaagaagcagcagaagaagaagaagaggagcgAGAAGGGGCCGGCGGCCGAGCCCCCGGAGCTGGGGACGCCCTCCGAcccagggcagccccggg TAGCTGCTCACCCCAAGTCCCTCCCAACCTTGGCTGATGGCCCCAATGATGGTGAGAAGCCCGCAGGGGGCAAGAGCAAAGCTGAGCTGCGAGCAGAGCGCCGGGCCAAGCAGGAGGCTGAGCGGGCCCAGAAGCAGGccaagaaagcagagctgagtcAGGCAGCCACAGCAGCCAAGCCCAGGCTGACCCCCACCGAGCCTCAATCCG TGGTAAAGCGGCTGCCAGAGCATGTGCAGGTGGATGACCCTGCTGCCCAGAGGAAACTGGCCAAGAAGCTGGAGCGGCAGCAG GTACCTCTGAGGCAGGACTATGGCACCAAGGTCAACCTGTTCTCCCACTTGCACCAGTACAGCCGGAAGAAGCCACTGACGCAGCAGATGAG catcccctccACAGTAATTCACCCGGCTGTGGTGCGCCTTGGCCTCCAGTACTCTCAAGGCATCATCAATGGCTCCAATGCCCGTTGCATTGCCCTGCTGGAAGTCTTCAAACAG CTGATCCGGGATTATTCAACTCCCCCCAATGAGGAGCTTTCCCGGGACCTGGTGGCCAAGCTGAAGCCACACATCAG cttcctgaacCAGTGCCGGCCCCTCTCAGCCAGCATGGGCAATGCCATTAAGTTCCTCAAGAAGGAGATTTCATGCCTACCCGACACCctgagagaggaggag GCGAAGGAGAAGCTGCAGGACACTATCGACAAATATCTGCGGGAGAAGATTCTTTTGGCAGCTGAAGCCATTTCGAGGTCTGcctttgagaaaataaatgacaacGATGTGATCCTGGTGTATGGATG CTCTTCCCTCGTGAACCGCACACTGTGTGACGCCCACGTGAAGAAGGGTCGGGCCTTCCGTGTGATCGTGGTGGACAGCCGGCCACGGCTGGAAGGCCGGGAGACGCTGCGCCGGCTGGTGCGGAAGGGCATTCACTGCACCTATGTGATGATCAATGCCATTTCTTACGTGCTGCCTGAG GTGTCCAAAGTGCTGCTGGGAGCCCACGCACTCTTGGCCAATGGCTCTGTCATGTCCCGGGTGGGGACGTCCCAGATAGCGCTGGTCTCCAAGGCCTACAATGTGCCCGTCCTGGTGTGCTGCGAGACCTACAAGTTCTGCGAGCGAGTGCAGACGGACTCTTTTGTCTCCAATGAGCTGG ATGACCCCGATGACCTGATCGTGCTCCGGAAGGGCCAGGCCCAGCTGGGTGGCTGGGCAGAGAACAAGTCCTTGCGCCTCCTCAACCTGGTCTATGATGTGACGCCGCCTGACCTGGTGGATCTGGTCATCACAGACTTGGGCATGATCCCCTGCACCTCAGTGCCTGTTGTCCTGCGTGTCAAGAACGTGGATCAGTAG